One stretch of Halobaculum marinum DNA includes these proteins:
- a CDS encoding molybdopterin-dependent oxidoreductase: MESPAPDRLAVAVASGVAVVAGTFLLTGFTPRWVVVALAQTVILLLPDALIASGIQGLGSTAQPLLVAGSGLLAVALFAAIALLATRFGRGADRERAETVFLVAAVQTLAAFLLTITPGAAVLGGALGGATVGLAGARATDPVSGPDRRGLLRSAGVATVAVAAAGAGPLARAVRAATTPADTRGDADPDPLVERLLAVAEERSFELAGAEPLVSESFYVVDKNPADPRVDADEWTLSVTGAVDEAVEVNLDDLRSRTAQHRFETLRCVGDPVNGRKMDTALWTGVPVSSLLAEAGVDDEGCCVMLRAADDYYEEFPLSALEDGLLAWGMNGRPLPRGHGAPVRALIPGHWGEINVKWLTEIEVLTEEATGYWEQKGWHGTGPASTVAKIHHVETREDGAVTVGGHAYAGTRGVSAVEVSTDGGNTWATAEVTERLPGATPADADPESTEAVGGAAVDAWRGWRHEYVADGEHEVVVRAVERDGTVQPSAETDPFPSGASGWVRRSVDP, from the coding sequence ATGGAGTCTCCCGCCCCCGACCGACTCGCGGTCGCCGTCGCCTCCGGCGTCGCGGTCGTCGCCGGGACGTTCCTGCTCACGGGGTTCACGCCCCGCTGGGTCGTCGTCGCGCTCGCACAGACGGTGATCCTCCTGCTCCCCGACGCGCTCATCGCGTCTGGCATCCAGGGGCTCGGGAGCACTGCCCAACCGCTGTTGGTGGCGGGCTCCGGGCTGCTCGCGGTCGCGCTGTTCGCCGCCATCGCCCTACTCGCGACGCGATTCGGGCGTGGCGCCGACCGCGAGCGAGCCGAGACCGTCTTCCTCGTCGCCGCCGTCCAGACGCTGGCGGCGTTCCTCCTGACGATCACTCCCGGAGCGGCGGTGCTCGGCGGCGCCCTCGGCGGCGCGACCGTCGGTCTCGCCGGGGCGAGGGCCACCGACCCGGTCTCGGGGCCCGACCGGCGCGGCCTCCTCCGGTCGGCGGGCGTCGCGACTGTCGCCGTCGCGGCGGCGGGTGCCGGTCCGCTCGCGCGAGCGGTTCGGGCGGCGACGACGCCCGCGGACACCCGCGGCGACGCCGACCCGGACCCGCTGGTCGAGCGACTGCTCGCGGTCGCCGAGGAGCGGTCGTTCGAACTCGCGGGCGCAGAGCCGCTCGTCTCGGAGTCGTTCTACGTCGTCGATAAGAACCCCGCCGACCCGCGCGTGGACGCCGACGAGTGGACGCTGTCGGTGACGGGCGCTGTCGACGAGGCGGTCGAGGTGAACCTCGACGACCTGCGAAGCCGAACGGCTCAGCACCGCTTCGAGACGCTCAGGTGCGTCGGCGACCCGGTGAACGGCCGGAAGATGGACACCGCCCTCTGGACGGGCGTCCCCGTCTCCTCGCTGTTGGCCGAGGCGGGCGTCGACGACGAGGGCTGCTGCGTGATGCTCCGCGCAGCGGACGACTACTACGAGGAGTTCCCCCTGTCGGCGCTCGAAGACGGCCTCCTCGCGTGGGGGATGAACGGGCGCCCGCTCCCCCGGGGGCACGGCGCGCCCGTCAGAGCCCTGATCCCTGGTCACTGGGGCGAGATTAACGTGAAGTGGCTCACCGAGATCGAGGTGCTGACCGAGGAGGCGACCGGCTACTGGGAGCAGAAGGGGTGGCACGGCACCGGCCCGGCGTCGACCGTCGCGAAGATCCACCACGTCGAGACGCGTGAGGACGGCGCCGTCACCGTCGGCGGCCACGCCTACGCCGGCACGCGCGGTGTCTCGGCGGTCGAGGTGTCGACCGACGGTGGCAACACGTGGGCGACCGCCGAGGTGACCGAGCGTCTCCCGGGGGCGACGCCCGCCGACGCCGACCCGGAGTCGACCGAGGCGGTCGGCGGCGCGGCGGTAGACGCCTGGCGCGGGTGGCGCCACGAGTACGTCGCCGACGGCGAGCACGAGGTGGTCGTGCGGGCCGTCGAACGCGACGGCACCGTCCAACCGAGCGCGGAGACGGACCCGTTCCCCTCGGGTGCGTCCGGGTGGGTCCGGCGGTCGGTCGATCCCTGA
- a CDS encoding HVO_2523 family zinc finger protein, with protein sequence MSDADDADGGSTVDRVDGEAVKRTRPCPYCGTSMVHRHCEYVCPQHGVVFDCSDPFYG encoded by the coding sequence ATGAGCGACGCCGACGACGCGGACGGAGGGTCGACCGTCGACCGGGTGGACGGCGAGGCGGTCAAGCGGACCCGCCCGTGTCCCTACTGCGGGACGTCCATGGTCCACCGCCACTGCGAGTACGTCTGCCCACAGCACGGCGTCGTCTTCGACTGCTCGGATCCGTTCTACGGCTGA
- a CDS encoding phytoene/squalene synthase family protein, which produces MVDDDQIARSKRIQQRTGKTFHFATRVLPERVREPTYVLYAFFRVADEVVDAEETAPPDEQRRELDRLCDAALGRVETDDPVLSAFAELCETHGIADADVETFVDAMRSDIDTERYETYADLEAYMDGSASAVGRMMTAVMEPDEPDAALPHATALGDAFQLSNFLRDVREDIVDLDRVYLPQETLREYGVTEAQLKRFEFDDGVEAVMRHELRRAESLYKEGVAGIKYLPEDCQFAVLLAAVLYAEHHALIRERGYDTLSETPSLSTFRKLKLFVRTRIAWFRCKDPETVFRRVSCVAYGDSEPNRSGAGHADRVPAR; this is translated from the coding sequence ATGGTAGACGACGACCAGATCGCCCGTAGCAAGCGCATCCAGCAGCGCACCGGGAAGACGTTCCACTTCGCGACCCGCGTCCTCCCCGAACGGGTCCGCGAGCCGACGTACGTGCTGTACGCGTTCTTCCGCGTCGCCGACGAGGTCGTCGACGCCGAGGAGACGGCCCCGCCGGACGAACAGCGGCGCGAACTCGACCGTCTGTGCGACGCTGCACTCGGGCGTGTCGAGACGGACGACCCCGTGCTATCGGCGTTCGCGGAGCTGTGTGAGACGCACGGCATCGCCGACGCGGACGTGGAGACGTTCGTCGACGCGATGCGGTCGGACATCGACACCGAGCGCTACGAGACGTACGCCGACTTGGAGGCGTACATGGACGGCTCCGCCTCGGCGGTCGGTCGGATGATGACCGCCGTCATGGAGCCGGACGAACCCGACGCGGCGCTGCCGCACGCGACGGCGCTGGGCGACGCGTTCCAGTTGTCGAACTTCCTGCGCGACGTGCGCGAGGACATCGTCGACCTCGACCGCGTGTACCTCCCGCAGGAGACCCTCCGCGAGTACGGCGTCACCGAAGCCCAACTGAAGCGATTCGAGTTCGACGACGGCGTCGAGGCCGTGATGCGCCACGAACTGCGTCGCGCCGAGTCGCTGTACAAGGAGGGTGTCGCGGGGATCAAGTACCTCCCCGAGGACTGCCAGTTCGCGGTGTTGCTCGCGGCGGTGCTGTACGCCGAACACCACGCGCTCATCCGCGAGCGCGGGTACGACACGCTCTCCGAGACGCCCTCGTTGAGCACGTTCCGCAAGCTGAAGCTGTTCGTGCGCACCCGAATCGCGTGGTTCCGCTGTAAGGACCCCGAGACGGTGTTCCGCCGCGTCTCGTGTGTCGCCTACGGCGACAGCGAGCCGAACCGGTCGGGCGCCGGCCACGCGGACCGCGTCCCCGCTCGGTAG
- the cruF gene encoding bisanhydrobacterioruberin hydratase: MSSDAGIGRLGDLREALPADRREAEGALDALVRENRFTISVVFPLVGAVLLVASAEGVFDGTLLEPLAFNGGMILLGTLVMRSPLVVGLAPLVGRRELAGIGLLSAYAYGIEYVGVTTGWPYGEFEYLVALGPELGGVPLGLPVFFLPLVANAYLLCLLLLGDRADRTAVRLLAVIALVLVMDVVLDPGAVALGFWAYTGVENVGALGVLSGAGFYGVPLSNYAGWVVSATVAVVVLDAAFDRRDLRRRLADCEFMLDDMVSFVLLWGGVNLWFWNPVAAVVAAGIGVGLLRADRFDASLFRRAS, encoded by the coding sequence GTGAGCTCCGACGCCGGAATCGGCCGACTCGGCGACCTCCGCGAGGCGCTGCCCGCAGACCGCCGCGAGGCGGAGGGTGCGCTCGACGCGCTCGTGCGCGAGAACCGCTTCACGATCTCCGTGGTGTTCCCGCTCGTCGGTGCGGTCCTCCTCGTCGCGAGCGCCGAGGGCGTCTTCGACGGGACGCTGCTCGAACCGCTGGCGTTCAACGGCGGCATGATCCTGCTGGGGACGCTCGTGATGCGCTCGCCGCTGGTCGTCGGCCTGGCGCCGCTGGTCGGTCGTCGCGAACTCGCGGGCATCGGCCTGCTGTCGGCGTACGCCTACGGTATCGAGTACGTCGGCGTGACCACCGGCTGGCCGTACGGCGAGTTCGAGTACCTCGTCGCGCTCGGGCCGGAACTGGGCGGCGTCCCGCTCGGCCTCCCGGTGTTCTTCCTCCCGCTCGTCGCGAACGCGTACCTCCTGTGTCTGCTCCTGCTCGGCGACCGTGCGGACCGAACTGCAGTCCGCCTGCTGGCGGTTATCGCCCTCGTGCTCGTGATGGACGTGGTGCTCGACCCCGGCGCCGTCGCGTTGGGCTTCTGGGCGTACACGGGCGTCGAGAACGTCGGCGCGCTCGGCGTGCTGTCGGGGGCGGGGTTCTACGGCGTCCCGCTGTCCAACTACGCGGGGTGGGTCGTCTCCGCGACGGTCGCGGTCGTCGTCCTCGACGCCGCGTTCGACCGACGCGACCTGCGTCGCCGCCTGGCCGACTGCGAGTTCATGCTCGACGACATGGTGAGCTTCGTGCTACTGTGGGGCGGCGTCAACCTGTGGTTCTGGAACCCCGTCGCCGCGGTCGTCGCCGCCGGTATCGGCGTCGGCCTGCTGCGCGCCGACCGGTTCGACGCGTCGCTGTTCAGGCGGGCGTCGTGA
- a CDS encoding prenyltransferase: MEAYAGATARGRYLLKLSRPRFWFYLAGPVVVGVAFGAATVPELFRPANFLLFGYFLLPANLFLYGVNDVFDRDVDEVNPKKDEREVRYDGGPLVPAVVVACAALGAGTFAISPRAAWPFLAGFLLLGAEYSAPPFRFKTTPVLDSVSNGLYVLPGAAAFALVAGEAPPVAALVGAWLWAMGMHTFSAIPDIEPDREAGIRTTATVLGAERTYAYCAACWLVSAGAFAVVDIRIGLLLLVYPAVVFGIYWSGVAVDRAYWWYPAINTAVGALLTMGALTRIVPPEAVLP; encoded by the coding sequence ATGGAGGCGTACGCCGGAGCCACGGCACGAGGTCGCTACCTCCTGAAGCTGTCGCGCCCGCGCTTCTGGTTCTACCTCGCCGGCCCCGTCGTCGTCGGCGTCGCCTTCGGCGCCGCGACCGTCCCAGAGCTGTTCCGCCCGGCCAACTTCCTGCTGTTCGGCTACTTCCTACTCCCGGCGAACCTGTTCTTGTACGGCGTCAACGACGTGTTCGACCGCGACGTCGACGAGGTGAACCCGAAGAAAGACGAGCGGGAAGTGCGCTACGACGGCGGCCCGCTCGTGCCGGCGGTCGTCGTCGCCTGCGCGGCGCTCGGCGCCGGGACCTTCGCCATCTCGCCGCGGGCCGCGTGGCCGTTCCTCGCGGGCTTTCTGCTCCTCGGCGCGGAGTACTCCGCCCCGCCGTTCCGGTTCAAGACGACGCCGGTGCTCGACTCCGTGTCGAACGGGCTGTACGTCCTCCCCGGCGCGGCCGCGTTCGCGCTGGTCGCCGGCGAGGCACCGCCGGTCGCGGCGCTCGTCGGGGCGTGGCTGTGGGCGATGGGGATGCACACGTTCTCGGCCATCCCCGACATCGAACCGGACCGCGAGGCCGGCATCCGCACCACCGCGACCGTGCTGGGCGCCGAGCGCACCTACGCGTACTGCGCCGCCTGCTGGCTTGTGTCGGCGGGCGCGTTCGCGGTCGTCGACATCCGCATCGGCCTGCTGTTACTCGTGTACCCAGCGGTCGTGTTCGGCATCTACTGGTCGGGCGTCGCCGTCGACCGCGCGTACTGGTGGTACCCCGCCATCAACACTGCCGTCGGCGCGCTCCTCACGATGGGGGCGCTCACCCGCATCGTCCCCCCGGAGGCGGTGTTGCCGTGA
- a CDS encoding phytoene desaturase family protein, translating to MRTPRDRSSLAGEDVVVIGGGFGGLSTACYLADAGADVTLLEKNEQLGGRASVLEEDGFRFDMGPSWYLMPDVFETFFGHFDREPSDYYTLSRLDPHYRIFFKDGDQVDMVPDLDANRETFESYEAGAGDAFDDYLQKSERNYDIGMEHFVYEHRDDLRDFVDLDVLRYSWGLSLIGSMQDHVEDYFDHPKLQQIMQYTLVFLGGSPHNTPALYNLMSHVDFNLGVYYPDGGIGAVVDGIVELGAELGVTYETDTPVTAIKGQRGGFKVETATADGDAGDTYYPDLVVSDADYAHTEQELLAPRKRQYDADYWESRTYAPSAYLLYMGVEGDVEELAHHTLVLPTDWDDHFEDIFDDPAWPDDPAYYLCVPSKTDDTVAPEGHSNLFVLVPIAAGLEDTPELRSQYRQLVLDDIADNTGVDLRDRLVYEKEFCVDDFADRYNSMMGSALGLAHTLRQTAPFRPGHESSEVDGLYFTGSTTTPGIGVPMCLISGLLTAEVMGGST from the coding sequence ATGCGAACACCCCGAGACCGCTCCTCGCTGGCCGGCGAGGACGTGGTCGTGATCGGCGGCGGCTTCGGCGGGCTCTCGACGGCCTGCTACCTCGCCGACGCCGGCGCGGACGTGACCCTCCTCGAGAAGAACGAACAGCTCGGCGGTCGCGCCTCGGTGCTGGAGGAAGACGGCTTTCGCTTCGACATGGGGCCGTCGTGGTACCTGATGCCCGACGTGTTCGAGACGTTCTTCGGCCACTTCGACCGCGAGCCGTCGGACTACTACACGCTGTCGCGACTCGACCCCCACTATCGGATCTTCTTCAAGGACGGCGACCAGGTCGACATGGTCCCGGACCTGGACGCGAACCGCGAGACGTTCGAGTCGTACGAGGCGGGCGCAGGCGACGCCTTCGACGACTACCTCCAGAAGTCCGAGCGCAACTACGACATCGGGATGGAGCACTTCGTGTACGAGCACCGCGACGACCTCCGCGACTTCGTCGACCTCGACGTGCTCCGCTACTCGTGGGGACTGTCGCTCATCGGCTCGATGCAAGACCACGTGGAGGACTACTTCGACCACCCGAAGCTCCAGCAGATCATGCAGTACACGCTGGTGTTCCTCGGCGGGTCGCCGCACAACACGCCGGCGCTGTACAACCTCATGAGCCACGTCGACTTCAACCTCGGCGTCTACTACCCCGACGGCGGCATCGGCGCCGTCGTCGACGGCATCGTCGAGTTGGGCGCGGAGTTGGGCGTCACCTACGAGACGGACACGCCCGTCACCGCCATCAAGGGTCAGCGCGGCGGCTTCAAAGTGGAGACGGCGACCGCCGACGGCGACGCGGGCGACACCTACTACCCGGACCTGGTCGTCAGCGACGCCGACTACGCCCACACCGAGCAGGAACTGCTCGCGCCGCGCAAGCGCCAGTACGACGCCGACTACTGGGAGTCGCGCACGTACGCCCCGTCGGCGTACCTCCTGTACATGGGCGTCGAGGGCGACGTGGAAGAACTCGCCCACCACACGCTCGTGCTCCCGACCGACTGGGACGACCACTTCGAGGACATCTTCGACGACCCGGCGTGGCCCGACGACCCCGCGTACTACCTCTGTGTGCCCTCGAAGACCGACGACACCGTCGCGCCTGAGGGCCACTCGAACCTGTTCGTGCTCGTGCCCATCGCGGCGGGACTGGAGGACACGCCCGAACTGCGGAGCCAGTACCGACAGCTCGTCCTCGACGACATCGCCGACAACACGGGCGTCGACCTGCGCGACCGCCTCGTGTACGAGAAGGAGTTCTGCGTCGACGACTTCGCCGACCGCTACAACTCGATGATGGGGTCGGCGCTGGGGCTGGCGCACACGCTCCGCCAGACCGCGCCGTTCCGCCCCGGCCACGAGTCCAGCGAGGTCGACGGCCTCTACTTCACCGGGTCGACGACGACGCCCGGCATCGGGGTGCCGATGTGTCTCATCTCCGGCCTGCTCACGGCGGAAGTGATGGGCGGGTCCACGTAG
- a CDS encoding SDR family NAD(P)-dependent oxidoreductase has product MDNTTVVVTGATRGVGRAVAEAFVAEGAHVVVCSRSGDDVDQTVAALSASGAGSASGLRADVRDEFDLERLLHHADGAGDGAGVDVVVANAAVNHGTPGEMPLDAEPYSRFDDTVRTNVRGVFATIQEATPYLTDDARILVPSGSVARETKPGMGAYAVSKAAAEAVVRQANADLDATVFTLDLGLVNTALTGNTGGRDPADVAPMFLWAATEADAEEYGGGVVGLREWKSATR; this is encoded by the coding sequence ATGGACAACACAACCGTCGTCGTGACCGGCGCGACTCGTGGGGTGGGTCGCGCGGTCGCCGAGGCGTTCGTCGCCGAGGGTGCACACGTGGTCGTCTGCTCGCGGTCTGGCGACGATGTCGACCAGACGGTCGCCGCGCTGTCGGCGTCGGGGGCGGGGTCGGCCTCCGGACTGCGCGCCGACGTGCGCGACGAGTTCGACCTCGAACGACTGCTCCACCACGCCGACGGAGCGGGCGACGGCGCCGGCGTCGACGTGGTGGTCGCCAACGCCGCCGTCAACCACGGCACGCCCGGCGAGATGCCGCTCGACGCGGAGCCGTACAGCCGGTTCGACGACACGGTCCGCACGAACGTCCGCGGCGTGTTCGCAACCATCCAGGAGGCGACCCCCTACCTCACCGACGACGCGCGGATCCTCGTCCCGTCGGGGTCGGTCGCCCGCGAGACGAAGCCGGGGATGGGCGCGTACGCGGTGTCGAAGGCCGCCGCCGAGGCAGTCGTCCGGCAGGCGAACGCGGACCTCGACGCGACGGTGTTCACACTGGACCTCGGGCTCGTGAACACCGCGCTCACCGGGAACACGGGCGGTCGCGACCCCGCGGACGTGGCGCCGATGTTCCTGTGGGCGGCGACGGAGGCGGACGCTGAGGAGTACGGCGGCGGGGTCGTCGGCCTCCGCGAGTGGAAGTCGGCGACGAGATAA